A portion of the Candidatus Brocadia sp. genome contains these proteins:
- a CDS encoding BrnT family toxin, translated as MRYYFDWDPNKAKINLRKHRIGFEQASAIFLDPRMITVFDSEHSEYEDRWATIGIDRNGILLVVVHTFQQLDADCCKIRIISARKATRKESKQYQEENK; from the coding sequence GTGCGTTATTATTTCGACTGGGACCCTAATAAGGCAAAAATAAACTTAAGAAAGCATAGGATCGGCTTTGAGCAGGCATCTGCTATTTTTCTTGATCCAAGAATGATAACCGTCTTCGACAGTGAGCATAGCGAATATGAAGACCGATGGGCTACAATTGGAATTGACAGGAATGGTATTTTGTTGGTTGTAGTACATACTTTCCAGCAGTTGGATGCCGACTGTTGCAAAATTAGAATTATTTCTGCCCGCAAGGCAACCAGAAAAGAATCAAAACAATATCAGGAGGAAAATAAATGA